A single genomic interval of Amycolatopsis albispora harbors:
- a CDS encoding tripartite tricarboxylate transporter substrate binding protein, whose protein sequence is MLSPLNHQRRPRALRLLAVATTALVLSGCSLYGARPPVEPDWTPRGSVPAMVAFAPGGGSDRSARVIAQALNELEAGFDVNVENKEGGSGAVGWSTFLSEEGNGNTLLVAETAINTLPKVYDVPFTYRSFTPLVMFAEDSRIVVAPKDSPYRTCAELVEASKNQRVVAGSSGRTGADSLVVHELTEEGASIDVVPYGSTGEVLTALLGGQIAAAPASAASAKPYLESGDFIGLCTMTEKRYDDPLLGTVPTAKEQGLDATVTIWRGVLGAGGIADVQRDYWIARIHEAMNSQTYRDYLAKDLLIPANLSGAEFGAFLDRYDQRMQEIFG, encoded by the coding sequence ATGTTGTCGCCACTCAACCATCAACGGCGGCCGCGAGCCCTGCGGCTGCTCGCCGTGGCCACCACCGCGCTCGTGCTCTCCGGCTGTTCGCTCTACGGCGCCCGCCCACCGGTCGAACCGGACTGGACCCCGCGCGGCTCGGTCCCCGCCATGGTGGCCTTCGCGCCCGGCGGCGGCAGCGACCGCTCGGCCAGGGTGATCGCGCAGGCGCTGAACGAGCTCGAAGCCGGGTTCGACGTGAACGTGGAGAACAAGGAAGGCGGCTCCGGCGCGGTCGGCTGGTCGACCTTCCTGTCCGAGGAGGGCAACGGCAACACGCTGCTGGTCGCCGAAACCGCGATCAACACCCTGCCCAAGGTCTACGACGTGCCGTTCACCTACCGCAGCTTCACGCCGCTGGTGATGTTCGCCGAGGACTCGCGCATCGTGGTGGCGCCCAAGGACAGTCCTTATCGGACCTGCGCGGAACTGGTCGAGGCCAGCAAGAACCAGCGCGTGGTCGCCGGGTCCAGCGGCCGCACCGGCGCCGATTCGCTGGTGGTGCACGAACTGACCGAAGAAGGCGCGTCGATCGACGTGGTGCCCTACGGCTCGACCGGAGAGGTGCTCACCGCGTTGCTCGGCGGGCAGATCGCCGCCGCGCCGGCGAGCGCGGCGTCGGCGAAGCCGTACCTGGAAAGCGGCGACTTCATCGGGTTGTGCACGATGACCGAAAAGCGTTACGACGACCCGCTGCTCGGCACCGTGCCCACCGCCAAGGAACAGGGGCTCGACGCCACCGTGACCATCTGGCGCGGCGTGCTCGGCGCCGGCGGCATCGCCGACGTGCAGCGCGACTACTGGATCGCGCGCATCCACGAGGCGATGAACTCCCAGACCTACCGCGACTACCTCGCCAAGGACCTGCTGATCCCGGCGAACCTCAGCGGCGCGGAGTTCGGCGCCTTCCTCGACCGGTACGACCAGCGCATGCAGGAGATCTTCGGATGA
- a CDS encoding GntR family transcriptional regulator, whose product MSADSATTSESSRPGKGVVARRALRDSVYEVLLEQVLDGSSPPGSSLNIDSLARQLGVSPTPVREALAQMEHTGLISREALKGYRVADPLSDEQMRELVDARTVVELAAVEKAMARRAELLPELRVAHAHHLLSAHRVTQLRRGDAPPPGYADLREYFTADWNFHLAIMRAADNRYLLQMAESLSAHVHRLRQSMDHGEFDVDQAVAEHATILAAFESGDERAPVEAMRAHLAGVAERSAGAEHPGE is encoded by the coding sequence ATGAGCGCAGATTCAGCCACCACGAGCGAGAGCAGCCGGCCGGGCAAAGGCGTGGTGGCGCGGCGCGCCCTGCGCGACAGCGTCTACGAGGTCCTGCTGGAGCAGGTGCTCGACGGGTCGAGCCCGCCGGGCAGTTCGCTGAACATCGATTCGCTGGCCAGGCAGCTCGGCGTCTCCCCCACCCCGGTCCGCGAGGCGCTGGCGCAGATGGAGCACACCGGGCTGATCTCCCGCGAGGCGCTCAAGGGCTACCGCGTGGCCGACCCGCTGTCGGACGAGCAGATGCGCGAGCTGGTCGACGCGCGCACCGTGGTCGAGCTGGCCGCGGTGGAAAAAGCCATGGCCAGGCGCGCGGAACTGCTGCCGGAGCTGCGGGTGGCGCATGCCCACCACCTGCTCAGCGCGCACCGCGTCACCCAGCTCCGCCGCGGTGACGCGCCCCCGCCCGGGTACGCCGACCTGCGCGAGTACTTCACCGCGGACTGGAACTTCCACCTGGCGATCATGCGGGCCGCGGACAACCGCTACCTGCTGCAGATGGCCGAGTCGCTCAGCGCCCACGTGCACCGGCTGCGGCAGTCGATGGACCACGGCGAATTCGACGTCGACCAGGCGGTCGCCGAGCACGCCACGATCCTGGCCGCCTTCGAGTCCGGTGACGAGCGGGCGCCGGTGGAAGCCATGCGCGCGCACCTGGCCGGCGTCGCCGAGCGCTCGGCGGGGGCCGAACACCCGGGCGAGTAG
- a CDS encoding sugar phosphate isomerase/epimerase family protein has product MSFSPPFTAAHWPIGAALLQFPGVRPDGSAVQDAPAAEWARVFAEVAAAGFDHVDLTDSWLRPGDLEPARRDELARALKESGLGVTAISVVRRSVIDPDPEVAAANVAYLERTIDAAAELGITVVCVGLHRPLTPAQRDALWFWTEPGAQDPMGDERTWQLCADRLRALGRRAAGHGVALSLEMYEDTYLGTAESSVALLDTIGLDNVGLNPDIGNIVRLHRPIEDWERALAVMLPRANYWHVKNYHRDFDPATGAYFSVPAPMEQGVISYRRALDLALDAGFCGHICVEHYGGDGLSVSARNRDYLRELLAVKLEARR; this is encoded by the coding sequence ATGTCCTTCAGCCCGCCGTTCACCGCCGCGCACTGGCCGATCGGTGCCGCCCTGCTGCAGTTCCCCGGAGTCCGGCCCGACGGCTCGGCGGTGCAGGACGCGCCCGCCGCCGAATGGGCCCGCGTGTTCGCGGAGGTGGCCGCCGCCGGGTTCGACCACGTGGACCTCACCGACAGCTGGCTGCGTCCCGGTGATCTCGAACCCGCCCGCCGCGACGAACTCGCACGCGCCCTCAAGGAGAGCGGGCTCGGGGTCACCGCGATCTCGGTGGTGCGCCGGAGCGTGATCGATCCCGATCCCGAGGTGGCCGCGGCGAACGTCGCCTACCTGGAACGCACCATCGACGCCGCCGCCGAACTCGGCATCACCGTGGTCTGCGTGGGGCTGCACCGCCCGCTCACCCCGGCCCAGCGGGACGCGCTGTGGTTCTGGACCGAACCCGGCGCGCAGGACCCGATGGGGGACGAGCGGACCTGGCAGCTGTGCGCCGACCGGCTGCGGGCGCTCGGGCGCCGCGCCGCCGGGCACGGCGTGGCCCTGTCGCTGGAGATGTACGAGGACACCTATCTCGGCACGGCGGAGAGTTCGGTCGCCCTGCTCGACACGATCGGCCTGGACAACGTGGGCCTGAACCCGGACATCGGCAACATCGTGCGCCTGCACCGCCCGATCGAGGACTGGGAGCGGGCGCTCGCGGTGATGCTGCCGCGTGCCAACTACTGGCACGTGAAGAACTACCACCGCGACTTCGACCCGGCGACCGGCGCGTACTTCTCCGTGCCCGCGCCGATGGAGCAGGGCGTGATCAGCTACCGCCGCGCGCTCGACCTCGCGCTGGACGCCGGTTTCTGCGGGCACATCTGCGTCGAGCACTACGGCGGCGACGGGCTCAGCGTGTCCGCGCGCAACCGCGACTACCTGCGCGAGCTGCTGGCGGTCAAGCTGGAGGCGCGGCGATGA
- a CDS encoding dihydroxyacetone kinase family protein, translating into MTLLHNDPAAFAVEALEGFAAANARHVLPVTGGVVRGTVSPAGQVALVLGGGSGHYPAFAGWVGPGFAHGAACGHVFASPSASQVCSVARAAHAGGGVLLGFGNYAGDVLHFGQAAERLRVEGIDVRVLPVTDDIASAPVSSPELRRGIAGDLLVFKIAGAAAERGDDLDGVERVALAARAATRSLGVAFSGCTLPGAEAPLFTVEPGHLAVGLGIHGEPGLSERKLHSADEVADILADGVLAERPAGADRAAVLLNGLGTTKYEELFVVYRRVAARLRAAGLEVVDPVVGEQVTSLDMAGVSLSITFLDAELAELWQAPADTPAYRKGNLPAGPLRTNDLSVPNQPEVVPGSEASQRAAAVARDALHRAAAVLAEWEKWLGELDAVAGDGDHGIGMSRGSAAAASAADTALAAGAGVRTLLARAGEAWSDHAGGTSGALWGAALTVLGGRFGDHDPVTPEAVAEAVRAAVDAVIRLGGAQPGDKTLVDAATPFAEELAANVQKGASLDRALAEAAARATTAATGTARIAARRGRSRTHGDRSIGTPDPGATSFALVMTALSTHGGD; encoded by the coding sequence ATGACGTTGCTGCACAACGATCCCGCGGCCTTCGCGGTGGAAGCGCTCGAAGGGTTCGCCGCGGCGAACGCGCGGCACGTGCTGCCGGTGACCGGCGGCGTGGTCCGCGGCACGGTGAGCCCGGCCGGTCAGGTGGCGCTGGTGCTCGGCGGCGGTTCCGGCCACTACCCGGCCTTCGCGGGCTGGGTCGGTCCCGGGTTCGCGCACGGCGCGGCCTGCGGTCACGTGTTCGCTTCCCCGTCGGCGTCCCAGGTGTGCTCGGTGGCCAGGGCGGCGCACGCGGGCGGTGGGGTGCTGCTCGGGTTCGGGAACTACGCCGGCGACGTGCTCCACTTCGGACAGGCGGCCGAACGACTGCGCGTGGAAGGCATCGACGTGCGCGTGCTGCCGGTGACCGACGACATCGCGTCGGCACCGGTGTCTTCACCGGAGCTGCGCCGGGGCATCGCCGGTGACCTGCTGGTGTTCAAGATCGCCGGGGCGGCGGCTGAGCGCGGGGACGATCTCGACGGCGTGGAACGGGTGGCGCTGGCGGCGCGTGCCGCCACGCGTTCGCTCGGGGTGGCGTTCTCCGGCTGCACGCTGCCGGGCGCGGAGGCGCCGTTGTTCACCGTGGAGCCCGGTCATCTCGCCGTCGGGCTCGGCATCCACGGCGAACCCGGGCTGTCGGAACGGAAACTGCACAGCGCCGACGAGGTGGCGGACATCCTGGCCGACGGGGTGCTCGCCGAACGCCCGGCCGGGGCGGATCGCGCCGCGGTGCTGCTGAACGGCCTGGGCACCACCAAGTACGAGGAACTCTTCGTGGTCTACCGCCGGGTCGCGGCCCGGTTGCGCGCGGCGGGGCTCGAAGTGGTGGACCCGGTGGTCGGGGAGCAGGTCACCAGCCTGGACATGGCCGGGGTGTCGCTGTCGATCACCTTTCTCGACGCGGAACTGGCCGAGCTGTGGCAGGCCCCGGCGGACACCCCCGCGTACCGCAAGGGAAACCTCCCCGCCGGTCCACTTCGGACGAACGATCTTTCGGTGCCGAACCAGCCCGAGGTGGTGCCCGGCAGCGAAGCGTCCCAGCGAGCCGCCGCCGTGGCCCGCGACGCGCTGCACCGGGCGGCGGCCGTGCTGGCGGAGTGGGAGAAGTGGCTGGGGGAGCTGGATGCGGTGGCCGGGGACGGTGACCACGGCATCGGCATGAGCCGGGGCTCGGCGGCCGCCGCCAGTGCCGCCGACACCGCGCTCGCCGCCGGCGCGGGTGTGCGGACCCTGCTCGCGCGTGCCGGGGAGGCCTGGTCCGACCATGCGGGCGGGACCTCCGGCGCGTTGTGGGGCGCCGCGCTCACCGTGCTCGGTGGCCGGTTCGGCGACCACGACCCGGTGACTCCGGAGGCCGTCGCCGAGGCGGTCCGAGCAGCCGTCGACGCCGTGATCCGCCTTGGTGGCGCGCAACCCGGCGACAAGACGCTCGTGGACGCCGCGACTCCGTTCGCCGAAGAACTCGCCGCGAACGTCCAAAAAGGAGCATCGCTGGATCGCGCGCTGGCCGAAGCGGCGGCGCGTGCCACCACCGCGGCGACCGGGACCGCCCGGATCGCGGCCCGGCGCGGCCGCTCCCGCACCCACGGGGACCGCAGCATCGGCACCCCGGATCCCGGCGCGACCTCCTTCGCGCTGGTCATGACCGCACTGAGCACGCACGGAGGAGACTGA
- a CDS encoding ribose-5-phosphate isomerase, whose amino-acid sequence MGLRIVVGADSAGYDYKEALKKDLENDPSVDEVLDAGIQAGADVDYPHVAVEAAQLVADGRADRALLVCGTGLGVAISANKVPGVRAVTAHDSFSVERAILSNNAQVLCFGQRVIGLELARRLAREWLTYRFDPASASAAKVAAISSYERG is encoded by the coding sequence ATGGGCCTGCGCATCGTCGTCGGCGCGGACAGCGCCGGGTACGACTACAAGGAAGCGTTGAAGAAGGACCTGGAGAACGATCCGTCGGTCGACGAGGTGCTCGACGCGGGCATCCAGGCCGGGGCCGACGTCGACTACCCGCACGTCGCCGTCGAAGCCGCGCAGCTCGTCGCGGACGGCAGGGCCGATCGCGCGCTGCTGGTCTGCGGCACCGGGCTCGGGGTGGCGATTTCCGCGAACAAGGTGCCCGGCGTGCGCGCGGTCACCGCGCACGACTCGTTCTCCGTCGAACGCGCCATCCTGTCCAACAACGCGCAGGTGCTCTGCTTCGGCCAGCGCGTGATCGGCCTGGAGCTGGCCAGGCGGCTCGCCCGCGAATGGCTGACCTACCGGTTCGACCCGGCTTCCGCGTCGGCCGCGAAGGTG